The following proteins are co-located in the Pochonia chlamydosporia 170 chromosome 6, whole genome shotgun sequence genome:
- a CDS encoding WD domain-containing protein (similar to Colletotrichum gloeosporioides Nara gc5 XP_007284221.1) has protein sequence MGNYRCYPTEGIVSKTGRKHYRIPVRSQHWQLRSLISAEKRNIVYFPGGNGSNHVQRLNTFTNECETIKLLTFAPRCLVAESGWLCCGSETGEFVAIKLEEAIESNRQPLLGLHLDAETRHQLSLEGGSRDDPLLALLAHARRSNKSLIAKSMKLAKDRVNCVTLWFPPALATLAAGSYTEPVAVLANNDRTVILVSLREFDQNEKADPLDIVTYPDFVNRAIISPDGRILVAILDDPYLYVHERVETEGGAATPPSSDDSGYRWEQRQRFLLKSQRKDDRSDSRGSFAACFSPSGAYLAIGTQHGTISIFDTTLLLESCAEPLITTFKSSRPESGPGAIRDMAFCPGPFDILAWTEDRGHIGFADMRSNFIIRQIVDINVEPDFQHIDILDRNTIDPRLLDTSSDRRSNRSPPTSSTRTRRQGEALETLNQPLTPNETVVLEAIQGDRRRRERAAQRSAEERARGGPSDLTWTYLSSLRPSTTESESPRPRQRSSSVGRAMGDILGSYREQRERQQERVRNARQVAREASDGQQQQQQSASTRRPDQQRWMDRIGETVAAMQNQRDRQDSSYLNVLEILQARERPSNDGDNEDSSLLVPLVNQVVNRWEESAIRGTLATDHGVFEVPPSPDNTAGLAWTEDGRTLFVGAQNGIYELHVNVQGRKFCPSITMS, from the exons ATGGGCAACTACAGATGCTACCCGACCGAGGGCATAGTGTCCAAAACCGGACGCAAGCATTACCGCATTCCCGTCCGATCACA ACATTGGCAGCTTCGATCATTAATCAGCGCAGAGAAGCGAAACATTGTCTACTTCCCTGGAGGAAATGGCAGCAATCACGTCCAGCGACTCAACACCTTCACCAACGAATGCGAAACAATCAAACTCCTTACATTTGCCCCGCGATGTCTCGTAGCCGAGAGTGGGTGGCTATGCTGCGGCAGCGAAACTGGCGAGTTCGTCGCCATCAAGCTTGAGGAAGCAATCGAAAGCAATCGACAACCATTGCTAGGACTTCATCTTGATGCCGAAACGAGACACCAACTCAGCCTTGAGGGAGGCAGCCGCGACGATCCTTTGCTTGCCCTTCTCGCTCACGCCCGACGATCGAATAAAAGCTTGATCGCTAAGAGTATGAAATTAGCTAAAGACAGGGTCAACTGCGTTACTCTTTGGTTTCCGCCGGCATTGGCAACTCTTGCGGCAGGATCTTATACAGAGCCCGTCGCGGTTTTGGCCAATAATGATCGCACTGTCATTCTTGTCAGCTTGCGCGAATTCGATCAAAATGAGAAAGCAGACCCTCTTGATATCGTGACATATCCTGACTTTGTCAACCGTGCAATCATCTCTCCCGATGGCCGAATCCTGGTGGCAATTCTCGACGACCCGTACCTGTACGTTCATGAGCGGGTTGAAACAGAAGGAGGAGCCGCAACACCGCCCTCCAGTGATGATAGCGGATATCGATGGGAACAGCGACAGAGATTCTTACTCAAAAGCCAGAGAAAGGATGATCGCTCAGACAGCAGGGGCAGTTTTGCTGCATGCTTCTCTCCGTCCGGCGCGTATCTAGCAATCGGCACACAGCATGGCACAATCTCCATTTTCGACACCACCCTGCTTCTCGAATCTTGTGCAGAGCCACTCATCACCACCTTCAAGTCTTCTCGCCCGGAGAGCGGTCCCGGTGCCATCCGAGATATGGCGTTCTGTCCTGGCCCGTTTGACATTCTGGCGTGGACAGAAGATAGAGGCCACATCGGCTTCGCTGACATGAGAAGCAACTTCATTATTCGTCAGATTGTTGACATCAACGTTGAACCCGACTTCCAGCATATTGACATCCTCGATCGGAACACCATCGACCCTCGACTGTTGGACACTAGTTCAGACAGGAGGTCAAATCGGTCCCCGCCTACCAGTAGCACACGGACCCGTCGACAAGGCGAAGCGTTGGAAACTCTAAACCAACCTCTCACTCCCAATGAAACCGTTGTCTTGGAGGCTATCCAGGGCGACCGAAGGCGGCGCGAGCGAGCGGCTCAGAGAAGCGCCGAAGAGAGAGCTCGAGGCGGGCCATCAGATCTAACCTGGACCTACCTATCCAGCCTACGGCCCTCAACCACAGAGAGCGAATCTCCCAGACCCCGGCAACGCAGTAGCAGCGTGGGTCGAGCAATGGGCGATATTCTTGGTTCCTACCGAGAACAGCGAGAACGGCAGCAGGAACGCGTTCGAAATGCCCGGCAAGTCGCTCGAGAAGCATCTGacggccaacaacagcagcaacaatcagcatcaacaagaCGGCCAGATCAACAAAGGTGGATGGATAGGATTGGGGAAACGGTTGCGGCAATGCAAAATCAGAGGGACAGACAGGACTCGTCGTATCTGAACGTGCTAGAAATCTTGCAGGCTCGAGAACGCCCTTCGAATGACGGTGATAATGAAGATTCGTCGCTCCTTGTGCCCCTGGTGAATCAGGTAGTCAATCGTTGGGAGGAGAGCGCCATTCGTGGCACCCTAGCGACTGATCATGGAGTTTTCGAAGTCCCTCCGTCGCCGGACAATACTGCCGGTTTAGCCTGGACTGAAGACGGCCGTACCTT GTTTGTCGGCGCTCAAAATGGTATATATGAGCTGCATGTCAACGTCCAAGGCAGAAAATTCTGCCCCAGTATCACTATGAGCTGA